A genome region from Candidatus Kryptobacter tengchongensis includes the following:
- a CDS encoding PglZ domain-containing protein, whose translation MKERKGHILWIDDEIELLRSHILFLEQKGYDVSIATNGDDAIEFLREKGKDIDLILLDEIMPGKGGLQTLSEIKELFPGIPVVMVTKNEEESLMEDAIGYKISDYLTKPVNPSQILMVCKKFIEAKKITSEKLTIEYLQGFRAIENALMTELDYQDWIEIYLRLTKWDIELDEHPELGLRESLFEQKRRCNIEFGKYIEKNYPEWIESENRPTLSVDVVERYLIPEIEDGKNVVFFVVDCMRLDQWIMMERELHDYFIVERQYYYSILPTATPYSRNAIFSGLFPIEIEKRFPELWEGNEDEERSRNKYEREFLEDLLQRKKIKLKSKVRYFKIIDPDFGLGVEQNITSYAQGQLTAIVVNFVDMLAHSRSDSTVIKELSFDESAYRGVTRTWFVYSSFYRMLKTLSKMKNVVVFVTTDHGSIRVLRGSKVFADREAATNLRYKYGRNLRCDEKEAILIQKPEEYKLPKRGVAINYIIAKEDYYFVYPTDYHHYLNLYKDTFQHGGISLEEMIIPLVKLTPKL comes from the coding sequence ATGAAAGAAAGAAAAGGACATATACTTTGGATAGATGATGAAATAGAACTTTTGAGATCACATATATTGTTTCTTGAACAAAAGGGATATGATGTTTCCATTGCTACAAATGGAGATGATGCGATTGAGTTTTTAAGGGAGAAGGGGAAAGATATTGATCTGATATTGCTTGATGAAATAATGCCTGGAAAGGGGGGGTTGCAAACCCTTTCTGAAATTAAAGAATTGTTTCCTGGGATACCTGTTGTTATGGTTACGAAAAATGAGGAAGAAAGCTTAATGGAAGATGCGATTGGGTATAAAATAAGTGATTACCTTACCAAACCAGTTAATCCAAGCCAGATATTAATGGTATGTAAAAAATTTATTGAGGCAAAGAAAATAACAAGTGAGAAGTTAACGATAGAATACTTGCAGGGATTTCGTGCGATTGAAAATGCTTTGATGACAGAACTTGATTATCAGGATTGGATTGAAATTTATCTTCGCTTAACGAAATGGGATATAGAACTTGATGAACATCCAGAACTTGGTTTAAGAGAATCGCTTTTTGAACAAAAGAGACGTTGTAATATTGAGTTTGGGAAATATATTGAAAAAAATTATCCTGAATGGATTGAATCTGAAAACCGACCTACGTTATCAGTTGATGTAGTTGAGAGATATTTGATTCCAGAGATAGAGGATGGGAAAAATGTTGTGTTTTTTGTTGTTGATTGTATGCGCCTTGACCAGTGGATTATGATGGAGAGGGAGTTGCACGATTATTTCATTGTAGAGAGACAATATTATTATTCAATTCTACCGACAGCAACACCATATTCAAGGAACGCCATTTTCAGTGGGCTTTTCCCAATTGAGATAGAAAAAAGATTTCCCGAGCTTTGGGAAGGTAATGAAGATGAAGAAAGAAGTAGAAACAAGTATGAGAGGGAATTTCTCGAAGATTTACTTCAAAGAAAAAAAATAAAGTTGAAGTCAAAGGTAAGATACTTTAAAATAATTGATCCTGATTTTGGACTTGGGGTTGAACAAAATATAACAAGTTATGCTCAAGGGCAGTTGACTGCTATAGTTGTTAATTTTGTTGATATGCTTGCTCATAGTAGAAGTGATTCAACTGTTATAAAAGAGTTATCATTTGATGAATCAGCATATCGTGGAGTTACACGAACTTGGTTTGTTTATTCATCTTTCTATAGAATGTTAAAAACGCTTTCAAAGATGAAAAATGTTGTTGTATTTGTTACAACTGATCACGGTAGCATTAGAGTTTTGCGTGGTTCTAAAGTTTTCGCTGATAGAGAAGCAGCAACGAATTTGAGATATAAGTATGGAAGAAATTTACGATGTGATGAGAAAGAGGCGATCCTTATCCAAAAACCAGAGGAATATAAACTTCCAAAACGAGGTGTTGCTATAAATTACATAATTGCAAAGGAAGATTATTATTTTGTATATCCGACTGATTATCACCATTATTTAAATCTTTATAAAGATACTTTCCAACATGGTGGTATTTCGCTTGAGGAAATGATAATCCCACTTGTAAAACTCACTCCAAAACTTTAA
- a CDS encoding Na+-driven multidrug efflux pump, translating to MKWSRRKVLSDFSVAIVSQYLVQFILFFRNFIFAKLLGPYDFGVYSSIFLFFSYGNYANLGVIDGLSRIVPYEIGSGDEKRARELLRSGLWGLNFITSIFLLIVIIYSFLSPFETVTENKTAVILSAIAVLLNQNFMFALTYYRIRHKFKQAYIYQLVQAVLDLTLSLLLMFKFKIVGIFWGMTLAFLIAFIFSMKNIWKEIKPKVNFHLLKEILNVGFQILLVGFTYGFLMSVDKFSVANLFEKSKMGYYSVAVGFGMIPYFVSVTLGQFVGQRMIEEFGKTKSKESIKIFLDESMLALAFITPLISILTIAVAEPFIHFLLPKYTESLRYIDKLSIAYYFLSLGAILGTFLITINQQVKLLIVNIAFIPFILFLNYLAYNTGLGLLGISYITFLNFFARTFILFILGYGNYKGLIFSTKGFLSLIISFAKFSFLSFPIFFSFALKFFIFDVYLRFYLRILISLVWFLVAFYYLLRKTEIISSMIEMAKGKVGMYLNKVLDIF from the coding sequence ATGAAATGGTCAAGGAGAAAAGTATTAAGTGATTTTTCCGTTGCGATTGTATCGCAGTATTTAGTTCAATTTATTTTGTTCTTTCGTAACTTTATTTTTGCAAAACTTCTCGGTCCTTATGATTTCGGAGTTTACAGTTCTATTTTTCTATTTTTTTCCTATGGGAATTATGCTAACCTTGGGGTAATTGATGGGCTTTCTCGCATTGTCCCATATGAAATTGGGAGTGGTGATGAAAAAAGGGCAAGGGAATTACTTAGATCAGGGCTTTGGGGATTAAATTTTATAACATCTATATTTTTACTCATCGTTATAATTTATTCTTTTCTTTCTCCGTTTGAGACAGTCACAGAAAATAAAACTGCAGTCATTTTATCTGCTATTGCTGTTTTATTAAATCAAAATTTTATGTTTGCTTTAACATATTATCGGATAAGGCATAAGTTTAAACAGGCATATATATATCAACTTGTGCAAGCAGTTCTTGACTTAACGCTTTCGCTTCTTTTGATGTTTAAATTTAAAATCGTTGGAATTTTTTGGGGGATGACGCTTGCGTTTTTAATTGCCTTTATTTTCTCTATGAAAAATATATGGAAAGAAATCAAACCGAAGGTAAATTTTCATCTTTTAAAGGAAATTCTCAATGTTGGTTTTCAAATTTTGCTTGTTGGCTTTACTTACGGATTTCTTATGAGCGTAGATAAATTTTCCGTTGCAAATCTTTTTGAAAAGTCAAAAATGGGATATTATTCAGTTGCGGTCGGATTTGGCATGATACCTTATTTCGTCTCTGTAACTCTTGGACAGTTTGTTGGTCAGAGAATGATTGAAGAATTTGGAAAGACGAAATCCAAAGAAAGTATAAAAATTTTTCTTGATGAATCTATGCTTGCTCTTGCTTTCATAACCCCATTAATTTCAATACTTACCATCGCAGTTGCTGAACCATTTATCCATTTCTTACTGCCAAAGTATACAGAAAGTTTAAGATATATTGATAAACTTTCAATTGCTTACTACTTCCTTTCACTTGGTGCGATACTTGGAACATTTTTGATTACTATAAATCAGCAAGTAAAACTTCTTATTGTTAATATAGCATTTATTCCATTTATACTTTTTTTGAATTATTTGGCTTATAATACTGGACTTGGATTGCTCGGAATTTCATATATAACCTTTTTAAACTTTTTTGCCAGAACATTCATTCTTTTTATTTTAGGTTATGGAAACTATAAAGGTTTGATATTTTCGACGAAAGGCTTTTTATCGCTAATCATTTCATTTGCTAAATTTTCTTTTTTATCGTTTCCAATTTTTTTTAGTTTCGCCTTAAAATTTTTTATTTTTGATGTTTATTTAAGATTTTATCTACGCATTTTAATATCTCTTGTTTGGTTTCTCGTAGCGTTTTATTATTTGTTGAGAAAAACGGAGATCATTTCAAGCATGATAGAAATGGCTAAGGGAAAAGTTGGAATGTATTTAAATAAGGTTCTTGATATATTTTGA
- a CDS encoding Glycosyltransferase involved in cell wall bisynthesis, producing MMRKVALVRGNGLSKFELQYYYPLKDKFKLTGICSLNNKFSVYDELEVIRLPSVYDFEVLIPKILKLRKIYQRVFYYELFWQKMFGLEKVLKNFDIIHSADIEYYYTYQAAKARLKYNSRLVITQWQNIPFAYASRGYKFVESKRFEILKKAVDAIIAKSERAKLSLILEGFPGEKVWVIKPGVDINKFKPMEKPEVLVKKLGIGKNDKIILFSGRLHWHKGVIVLLNAFKLLLGDKDIDPAKVKLVLVGTGELRKLLYDFSKFLNIEKNVIFAGSVDYDEMPKYHNLADVFVLPSVPTQRWQEQFGMVLIESMACGKPVITTMSGSIPEVVEDKAILVQPFDFLELYKAMKKILIDEKLASEMGKKAREFVVQNYNAEDVAKKIEKIYESIL from the coding sequence ATGATGAGAAAAGTTGCTTTAGTCAGGGGAAATGGACTATCAAAATTTGAATTACAGTACTATTACCCATTGAAAGATAAGTTTAAATTGACAGGGATATGCTCGTTGAATAATAAGTTTTCAGTTTATGATGAACTTGAAGTAATACGCTTGCCTTCTGTATATGATTTTGAAGTTTTAATACCTAAAATTTTGAAGCTTAGAAAAATTTACCAGCGAGTTTTTTATTACGAATTATTCTGGCAGAAAATGTTCGGGCTTGAAAAAGTTTTAAAGAATTTTGACATCATCCATTCTGCTGATATTGAATATTATTATACATATCAAGCAGCGAAGGCAAGATTAAAGTATAATAGTAGATTAGTTATAACTCAATGGCAGAACATACCATTTGCTTATGCTTCACGAGGTTATAAGTTTGTAGAAAGCAAAAGGTTTGAAATTTTAAAGAAAGCTGTTGATGCCATCATTGCAAAATCAGAAAGGGCTAAATTATCTCTTATTCTTGAAGGTTTTCCAGGGGAAAAGGTTTGGGTAATAAAACCAGGAGTAGATATAAACAAGTTCAAACCTATGGAAAAGCCTGAAGTTTTAGTTAAAAAATTGGGAATAGGGAAGAACGATAAAATCATTCTTTTTTCCGGACGATTACATTGGCATAAGGGAGTTATTGTTCTTTTGAACGCATTTAAGCTATTGCTCGGGGATAAAGACATTGACCCTGCTAAAGTTAAACTTGTACTTGTTGGAACAGGCGAACTGAGAAAGTTGCTTTATGATTTTTCAAAGTTCTTAAACATTGAGAAAAATGTTATATTTGCTGGCTCAGTTGATTATGATGAAATGCCCAAATACCACAATCTTGCTGATGTTTTTGTTCTTCCAAGTGTTCCTACTCAAAGGTGGCAGGAACAATTTGGGATGGTTCTAATTGAGAGCATGGCGTGTGGGAAACCAGTGATAACAACTATGAGTGGATCCATACCTGAAGTAGTTGAGGATAAAGCTATACTTGTTCAACCGTTTGACTTTCTTGAACTTTATAAAGCAATGAAGAAAATTTTAATAGATGAAAAGTTAGCAAGCGAGATGGGCAAGAAGGCAAGGGAGTTTGTCGTTCAAAATTATAACGCAGAAGATGTGGCAAAAAAGATTGAGAAAATCTATGAATCAATATTATGA
- a CDS encoding Glycosyltransferase involved in cell wall bisynthesis, with protein sequence MRLTFIGSFVKFKTGIERVNEELIKVLIQDSEVEHIDIVAPESKAYFHEYIIKSNKVTIHTFPPSLLKAPLYVRKFLKTVYKNPVLVIANIRPWAILIYKFYPILGKRTKIIQFVPDIIAWHNPNFFPFIISLSFKIFGIFFKKFPSLYVVHSEFTKKDLIKSWGIEETKIRIVYLGSFIEPMEARVNFSGKKILYVGTIEPRKGVDRLLKAFEIVNKEIPDVELIICGKIGWKVKELGERLSKLTAENKNIKYLGYVSDTDLVKLFREVDVCVYPSLYEGFGLPPLEAMACGCPVIVSNTSSLPEVVGDAGVLVNPTDINEMALAIIRVLKDNELKLKMSLSGIERSKKFKLEEQLKYLTQILKGK encoded by the coding sequence ATGAGATTAACATTTATTGGTTCATTTGTTAAATTTAAGACCGGGATTGAACGAGTAAATGAGGAGTTAATTAAAGTTTTAATTCAAGATTCTGAGGTTGAGCACATTGATATAGTCGCACCAGAGAGCAAAGCTTATTTTCATGAATACATTATAAAAAGCAATAAAGTTACAATACACACATTCCCACCATCATTATTAAAAGCTCCACTTTATGTCAGAAAATTTTTAAAAACTGTTTATAAAAATCCTGTTTTAGTCATTGCGAACATTAGACCTTGGGCAATTTTGATTTATAAATTTTATCCCATCTTAGGGAAGAGGACAAAAATAATTCAATTTGTCCCCGATATAATTGCATGGCACAATCCCAATTTTTTCCCTTTTATAATATCTCTTTCATTTAAAATTTTTGGGATTTTTTTTAAAAAATTTCCAAGCTTATATGTTGTTCATTCCGAATTTACAAAAAAAGATCTGATCAAATCGTGGGGAATAGAGGAAACCAAAATAAGAATTGTATATTTGGGTTCATTTATAGAACCGATGGAAGCAAGGGTTAATTTTAGTGGTAAAAAAATTCTTTATGTTGGAACAATTGAACCAAGAAAGGGAGTGGATAGATTGCTAAAAGCTTTTGAAATCGTTAATAAAGAGATTCCAGATGTTGAACTTATTATTTGTGGCAAGATTGGTTGGAAGGTTAAAGAGTTAGGGGAAAGGTTAAGTAAATTAACAGCTGAAAATAAAAATATAAAATATCTTGGATATGTGAGTGATACTGATTTAGTTAAATTATTTCGTGAGGTTGATGTTTGTGTTTATCCCTCACTTTATGAGGGATTTGGCTTGCCACCTTTAGAGGCAATGGCTTGCGGTTGCCCTGTTATCGTTTCAAATACCTCATCCCTTCCTGAAGTTGTAGGTGACGCTGGGGTTTTGGTAAATCCTACTGACATAAATGAGATGGCTTTGGCTATAATAAGGGTTTTGAAAGATAATGAACTGAAACTAAAAATGAGTTTATCTGGAATTGAGCGCTCAAAAAAATTTAAGCTTGAAGAACAGCTTAAATACTTAACTCAAATTCTTAAAGGTAAATGA
- a CDS encoding Glycosyltransferase involved in cell wall bisynthesis, which yields MPYPPKDGGSIVTLNYAKEFARLGCDVTILAMNTYKRKFDVEKIPDELRKMIKFYAVDVDTKIKPLYFFVNLFQDVTYHIWRYGSSEKFKNLLIQILRNNKFDIVQIEGLYLAPYLKVIRENSTAKVILRSHNVEHEIIERYAEWERSFFKKHWLLIQSKRLRKYEFKVLNQFDGIVAITERDANIFRENGCKIPIHVAPAGIEVENYKPDFENIDLNSLFFIGALDWFPNQQGLEWFLKNVWLNVHKRFPDLKFYIAGRNPHLWRFSTRVKEFPNVELVGEVEDAREFMKSKGIMIVPILSGGGIRVKIIEAIAMGKIVVTTAIGAEGIPNCEAILIANTHDEFIEQIIFALKKLKSQNVIDIRNFVQSNFNIENLAEGVVNFYKNLISN from the coding sequence ATGCCGTATCCACCTAAAGATGGTGGAAGCATTGTAACTTTAAATTATGCGAAAGAATTTGCCCGACTTGGATGTGATGTTACAATCCTTGCAATGAACACATATAAAAGAAAATTTGATGTTGAGAAAATTCCAGACGAGTTAAGGAAGATGATAAAGTTCTATGCGGTTGATGTTGATACGAAGATAAAACCTTTATATTTTTTCGTAAATTTATTTCAGGATGTTACATATCACATTTGGCGATACGGGTCTTCTGAAAAGTTCAAAAATTTACTTATTCAAATTTTGAGAAATAATAAGTTTGATATTGTTCAGATTGAGGGTTTATATTTAGCACCATATTTAAAGGTAATTAGAGAAAATTCAACAGCAAAGGTTATTTTGCGTTCCCATAATGTGGAACATGAAATTATTGAAAGATATGCCGAGTGGGAGAGATCATTTTTTAAAAAACATTGGTTACTAATTCAATCAAAGAGATTAAGAAAATACGAGTTTAAAGTTTTAAATCAATTTGATGGTATAGTTGCGATCACTGAAAGAGATGCAAATATCTTCAGGGAAAATGGATGCAAAATCCCAATACATGTTGCACCAGCAGGTATTGAGGTTGAAAATTACAAACCAGATTTTGAAAATATTGATTTAAATTCTCTTTTCTTTATAGGGGCGCTTGATTGGTTTCCAAATCAACAGGGGCTTGAGTGGTTTCTAAAAAATGTTTGGTTGAATGTTCATAAAAGATTTCCAGATTTGAAATTTTACATCGCTGGGAGAAATCCGCATTTGTGGAGGTTTTCAACGAGGGTTAAAGAATTTCCAAATGTTGAACTTGTTGGTGAAGTTGAAGATGCAAGGGAATTTATGAAATCAAAGGGAATAATGATAGTCCCAATTTTATCTGGAGGTGGTATAAGAGTTAAAATCATTGAAGCGATAGCAATGGGGAAAATTGTTGTTACGACTGCAATTGGAGCGGAAGGAATACCAAACTGTGAAGCTATTTTAATTGCAAATACACATGATGAGTTCATTGAGCAAATTATATTTGCTCTCAAAAAGCTAAAAAGTCAAAATGTTATTGACATTAGAAATTTCGTTCAGTCAAATTTCAATATAGAAAATCTTGCTGAAGGTGTTGTTAATTTTTATAAAAACTTAATTTCAAATTGA
- a CDS encoding membrane protein YfhO has translation MAEKKKASKYHEKKTITPNELINPKYHSIIYILLIVLALLVFFNEALVNEKIFISGDIVAFKSWSALSEDAKTQKVPLLWNPYIFSGMPGYASLNVGPERPFDLIGVIKDFIINTIASLFPSREVFDIVFYMVFYLIIMAIGTYLLSRQLGMSKFISFVVAFSMVFSTFFIVWITVGHQTKIITMAIFPYLLLLIEKTQKKPKLIHLIALIISLWLIFSASHIQMMFYIYLSVGLYYLTYLAIKIFKKENLIGLIRSAILFVFATIISIGIFLDKYLPVFEYNKYSIRGQPPIIEKIQGRSSETQKSGLDYDYATQWSFSPGEVLTFIIPSTYGFGWRNYNGVLTGGETVRLNTYFGPMPFTDAANYLGGIVVFLAVIGVIFNFRKETFVKFLTFLSLLSLLISFGKEFPLIYDLFFYYVPFFNRFRVPSMILSLVMFSVPLLAGYGLNSILNFYKNGFPEKTKILFRNLTIFSLALFVFSIIFKNFISDIYRSLFATDRALSIVIQNNFGFVNQELFNRILPYVYQFIFDNFLSDLRVFLGLSTILSALIYLLSLRKINLNSFNFGIALIVFFDLWRVDGMVLHYSNKEELISIYNPPDYVEYIKHDTTLYRVLELSGGQPVMSNHLALYRLQNVFGYHGAKMRIYQDLIDVAGITNPFVLNILNVKYVISDRYDSIYGNLVFNGTKKVIFNPNYLPRAFFVNRYQVEKPLNILLKMKNGEFNPKDLLFLEDTLNLKIDPPAENAYVEVVEYQIQKITLKAKATGNNLLFLSETWYPKWKCYIDGKETPIYKANYVFRAVVVPDGEHEIVFIYQDDKFELGSKISLALSASVLIGLLISLIPYVKKLRISRFENSHSRT, from the coding sequence AAGGTTCCACTTTTATGGAACCCGTATATATTTTCAGGTATGCCTGGTTACGCAAGTTTAAATGTCGGACCAGAAAGACCGTTTGATCTAATTGGTGTTATAAAAGATTTTATAATTAATACAATTGCAAGCCTTTTTCCGAGCAGGGAAGTATTTGATATCGTATTTTATATGGTCTTTTATCTAATTATAATGGCAATTGGGACTTATCTGCTCTCAAGACAATTGGGGATGAGCAAATTTATTTCTTTTGTCGTTGCGTTTTCTATGGTTTTTTCTACTTTTTTTATCGTGTGGATTACCGTTGGGCATCAAACGAAGATAATTACTATGGCAATTTTCCCATATTTGTTATTGCTAATTGAAAAAACACAAAAAAAACCAAAATTAATACACCTAATAGCCCTAATCATTAGTTTGTGGCTTATTTTCTCCGCATCGCATATTCAAATGATGTTTTACATCTACCTTTCGGTCGGGCTATATTATTTAACATATTTGGCTATTAAAATTTTTAAAAAGGAAAATCTAATTGGTTTAATTCGCTCTGCTATTCTTTTTGTTTTTGCAACAATTATATCAATTGGAATTTTTCTTGACAAGTATTTACCTGTCTTTGAATACAATAAATACTCAATTCGTGGTCAACCGCCTATAATTGAAAAAATCCAAGGGCGATCATCCGAAACTCAAAAATCCGGGCTTGATTATGATTATGCAACACAGTGGTCATTTAGCCCTGGGGAAGTTTTGACCTTTATAATTCCATCTACCTATGGATTTGGGTGGAGAAACTACAACGGTGTTTTAACAGGTGGGGAAACGGTTCGTTTGAATACTTATTTTGGTCCGATGCCTTTTACAGATGCAGCAAATTATCTTGGTGGTATTGTAGTTTTTCTCGCTGTAATTGGAGTTATATTTAACTTTAGAAAAGAAACTTTTGTTAAATTTCTAACTTTTTTAAGTTTACTTTCACTTTTGATCTCCTTTGGCAAAGAGTTTCCGCTAATTTATGATCTGTTCTTTTATTATGTTCCTTTTTTTAATCGTTTCAGAGTTCCAAGCATGATTTTATCGCTTGTAATGTTTTCCGTTCCTCTCCTTGCTGGTTACGGTTTAAATTCCATTCTTAATTTTTACAAAAATGGATTTCCTGAAAAAACGAAAATTCTTTTTAGAAATCTGACAATTTTTTCCCTTGCTTTGTTTGTATTTTCCATCATATTTAAAAATTTCATCTCTGATATATATCGTTCGCTTTTTGCCACCGATAGAGCGCTTTCCATTGTCATCCAGAATAATTTTGGTTTTGTAAATCAGGAATTATTTAACAGAATTTTACCATATGTTTATCAATTTATATTTGATAATTTTTTAAGTGATTTGAGAGTTTTCCTTGGACTTTCTACTATTCTTAGCGCTTTGATTTACTTGCTTTCGCTTCGTAAAATAAATTTAAACTCGTTCAATTTTGGTATCGCGTTGATTGTATTTTTTGATTTATGGCGAGTTGACGGTATGGTGCTTCATTATTCAAATAAGGAAGAGCTTATATCAATTTACAATCCACCTGATTATGTTGAATATATAAAACATGACACAACACTTTACAGAGTGCTTGAACTTTCAGGCGGTCAACCAGTTATGTCAAATCATCTTGCTTTATATCGTCTTCAAAATGTATTTGGCTATCACGGTGCAAAAATGAGAATCTATCAAGATTTGATTGATGTAGCAGGGATAACTAATCCATTTGTTCTTAACATTTTAAATGTTAAGTATGTGATAAGCGATAGGTATGATTCAATTTATGGAAATCTTGTTTTCAATGGTACAAAAAAAGTTATATTCAACCCGAACTATCTCCCAAGAGCATTTTTTGTAAATCGTTATCAAGTTGAGAAACCTTTAAACATTCTTCTTAAAATGAAAAATGGGGAATTTAACCCCAAAGATCTTCTTTTCCTTGAAGATACGCTTAATCTAAAAATAGATCCCCCAGCTGAAAATGCGTATGTTGAAGTAGTAGAATATCAGATTCAGAAGATAACCTTGAAGGCAAAAGCCACTGGGAATAATCTTCTGTTTTTAAGTGAAACCTGGTATCCAAAATGGAAATGTTATATTGATGGAAAAGAAACCCCAATTTACAAAGCTAATTATGTTTTTCGGGCAGTTGTTGTTCCCGACGGCGAACATGAAATCGTTTTTATATATCAAGATGATAAGTTTGAACTCGGCAGTAAAATCAGCTTAGCTTTAAGTGCATCTGTTCTCATTGGACTTTTGATCTCACTAATACCTTATGTAAAAAAATTGCGAATAAGCAGATTTGAAAATTCTCATTCTCGCACATAA